In one Dermacentor albipictus isolate Rhodes 1998 colony chromosome 4, USDA_Dalb.pri_finalv2, whole genome shotgun sequence genomic region, the following are encoded:
- the LOC135910401 gene encoding tigger transposable element-derived protein 6-like produces MLPSKTHALKGDKCTGGKNSKLRITVLLFVNMDGSDRRLPFVIGKSRNPRCFGSYVPVRYRNNTKAWMSRDLFAEWLVEFDRDMARKNRKVLLVLDNCAAHHVQPSLSAVTVLFLLPNATCKIQPLDMGIIHAFKVCYRRRVIQRLLIAIDAAMPVRISLLAAVDMLKAAWMELTAECIENCFHKAGFMGPGTEDAIDHPPEGRSHEDLWQRVVDTQLARPDVAWDDFVSADDDADIAEPRTDEAIVREVRALPDCPETDEDDDEDAALPPVAVNASTAIGYITSLKELVCNKGLGDEHITALEKLETAVMQSALKKQTCITDVFQK; encoded by the coding sequence ATGTTGCCATCTAAAACGCATGCCTTGAAAGGCGACAAGTGCACAGGAGGGAAGAACAGCAAGTTGCGCATAACCGTTCTCCTGTTTGTCAATATGGACGGCAGTGACCGGCGGCTGCCTTTTGTCATTGGCAAATCACGTAATCCGCGATGCTTTGGAAGCTACGTGCCCGTACGCTACAGGAACAATACAAAAGCCTGGATGAGTCGCGACTTATTTGCCGAGTGGCTTGTCGAGTTCGACCGCGACATGGCACGAAAAAACAGGAAGGTCCTGCTCGTGCTGGATAACTGTGCGGCGCACCATGTGCAGCCTTCCTTGAGTGCGGTGACAGTGCTCTTCTTGCTTCCCAATGCAACCTGCAAAATTCAGCCGCTGGATATGGGCATCATTCATGCGTTCAAGGTGTGCTATCGGCGCCGCGTCATTCAACGCTTGTTGATCGCGATTGATGCTGCCATGCCAGTTCGCATCAGCTTGCTTGCTGCCGTGGACATGTTGAAAGCGGCATGGATGGAACTCACCGCGGAGTGCATCGAAAATTGCTTCCACAAGGCGGGTTTTATGGGCCCAGGCACCGAGGACGCCATAGATCACCCACCGGAAGGCCGGTCGCACGAGGACTTGTGGCAACGCGTCGTTGACACGCAGCTGGCCAGACCTGATGTCGCCTGGGACGATTTTGTTTCTGCTGATGACGACGCCGACATTGCAGAGCCACGCACTGACGAAGCTATTGTGCGTGAAGTGCGAGCCCTTCCTGACTGCCCAGAGACCGACGAGGACGATGACGAGGATGCTGCTCTACCGCCGGTTGCTGTGAACGCTTCAACCGCGATCGGTTACATCACGTCGCTTAAGGAACTCGTGTGCAACAAAGGCCTTGGCGATGAACATATTACCGCGCTGGAAAAATTAGAAACGGCAGTGATGCAATCAGCTTTGAAGAAGCAGACATGCATCACGGAcgtttttcaaaaataa